The genomic region acacacgcagatacATCCAAAAAGACACAAAcataacacacagacacacacatcctGTCTCCAAAAAGgatacagagacacacacacacacacagatacatccaaaaagacacaaaaataacacacagacacacatactcTCTGCAaaaagatacacacacacacacacacagtgctgtGTTACACGCTGAATAAAGTTAAATTTGTATGATTTTACACTGCTTGTGGTGTTTATGATGACTCTACTCTTTTCTTGCTGGAGTCTCTGCTCTCTTGGGTGCCACCAAGTGGGCGGAGCTAAGCCCAGTGAGTGTTCTGACCCAGTTATCAAGGGGGCGTGTCCTCTTTCAGCCCATTCCTTTTCCACCAACTTTTGTCAACTCCTCAAGTTACACTGGAAGGAAAGTTAAATGTCATGATGATCAAAAGGAACACTCATCAAGTCATGTGACTACAGGCCCCGACCAATAGTACGCCCGTGAAACCAAGACCACAACTTCCTGTGTGGGACTTTATGACAAGGCGTGTGGGAGGGGGCTGCTCACTGCCAGCAGCTGTTGAGCTCACCCTGGGGCCCCGCCCACCCACACTAAGGCCCCGCCCCTTAAAGTCTGGCTGCCCTGGCAGCTGCTGAGCGTCTCAGAACTCTTGTCCAAATTCTCAAGACTGAAGGAGCGGAACCAGGTGAGACCTTTGACCTtctctctttgtgtgtgtgtgtgtgtgtgtgtgtgtgtgtgtgtgtgtgtgtgtgtgtgtgtgtgtgtgtgtgtgtgtgtgtgtgtgtgtgtgtgtgtgtgtgtaccgctGAAAGTGTCAGACATTCTTTCCATTTGAGACCCCTCCCCCTCCAGAAGACTTTATTGTCCAAGAGGAAGGGGGAGGAGCCTGGCAGAGCAACTAGTTAACTAGTTAGTTAACATTGAAGTAGCTGCTTTCACCAGGATGTCATGTGACCTGGCGCGTCCTGCTGCGTTGCCGTGGTCATGTGTGGAAACAGGATGTAGAAGCAAGATGTGAGGCGAGGACAAAGCTGATTGGTTGAAACTTGATCCCTCCCTCACAGAGGTGCCCGCCCACACCCCACTTATGTGGCGCCAGTCAACGCAGGGGGCGGAGTCGTACGCAGCAAGGCGGTGCTGCTGATGGCGACCCGCAGGCGTGTGGTGCTAGGCGGCGTGACGGCGGTGTCGCTGCTGTGCATGTACGTGCTGTGTGGGAACCTGCAGACGCCACTCAAACATTTGGGGTCATGGCGGTCACTCAGCAGGTCAGGTGACACACCCCTTTCCCAGATGTTGTGTTGTCATGGCGACTAATGTTGTGCTACCCGCAGCCAATCGCAGCGTCTTGACCAGAAGGGCAACATGTCAAGCCCCGCCCCCTCGCCGACACACGAGCATGCTGTTACCCCGCGCACGCCCTCGCCAGCTGGCCATCAAGATGGTGTGGAAACAACAACTACAAGCACTTCTGCGTCGCCGCCTCGCcgggaggccacgcccactgAAGACACTTTCATTGGCGACGCCTACATGAGTGTAGACGTCCCGCCTCTAACTGTGAGTCCACCTCAAAGGTCACATGATCACTCATTGGTCCTCCTCGACATGCATGACTTGTCATGTCACTCAGGTGTGACTCGTCATGTGATCCATCCTGTGACGTGTCATGTGACTTGTCATGTATGACTTGTCATGTCACTCAGGTGTGACTCGTCATGTGATCCATCCTGTGACGTGTCATGTGACTTGTCATGTATGACTTGTCATGTCACTCAGGTGTGACTCGTCATGTAACTCGTCATGTGATCCATCCTGTGACGTGTCATGTGACTTGTCATGTATGACTTGTCATGTCACTCAGGTGTGACTCGTCATGTAACTCATCATGTGATCCATCCTGTGACGTGTCATGTGACTTGTCATGTATGACTTGTCATGTAACTCGTCATGTGATCCATCCCGTGATGTGTCATGTAACTCGTCATGTGTGACTCATTTTGTGTGACTCGTCATGTGATCCATCCTGTGACGTGTCATGTGTGACTCGTCATGTGATCCATCCTGTGACGTGTCATGTGACTTGTCATGTATGACTTGTCATGTAACTCGTCATGTGATCCATCCCGTGATGTGTCATGTAACTCGTCATGTGTGACTCGTTTTGTGTGACTCGTCATGTGATCCATCCTGTGACGTGTCATGTGTGACTCGTCATGTGATCCATCCTGTGACGTGTCATGTGACTTGTCATGTATGACATGTCATGTAACTCGTCATGTAACTCATCATGTGATCCATCCTGTGACGTGTCATGTGACTTGTCATGTATGACTTGTCATGTAACTCGTCATGTGATCCATCCCGTGATGTGTCATGTAACTCGTCATGTGTGACTCGTTTTGTGTGACTCGTCATGTGATCCATCCTGTGACGTGTCATGTGTGACTCGTCATGTGATCCATCCCGTGATGTGTCATGTAACTCGTCATGTGTGACTCATTTTGTGTGACTCGTCATGTGATCCATCCTGTGACGTGTCATGTGTGACTCGTCATGTGATCCATCCTGTGACGTGTCATGTGACTTGTCATGTATGACTTGTCATGTAACTCGTCATGTGATCCATCCCGTGATGTGTCATGTAACTCGTCATGTGTGACTCGTTTTGTGTGACTCGTCATGTGATCCATCCTGTGACGTGTCATGTGTGACTCGTCATGTGATCCATCCTGTGACGTGTCATGTGACTTGTCATGTATGACATGTCATGTAACTCGTCATGTAACTCATCATGTGATCCATCCTGTGACGTGTCATGTGACTTGTCATGTATGACTTGTCATGTAACTCGTCATGTATAATTCGTTGTGTATGACTCCTCATGCATGACTTGTAATGTGACTTGTCATGTATGACTTGTGAGGTGCTTTATGTATGACTTGTGTATGACTCATGTATGACTTGTGACTCATCATGTGACTTGTCATGTGATCTGTTGTGTGACTCATCATGTGACTTGTCACGTGACTTATGTGATCTGTCGTGTGACTTATGTCATCTGTCGTGTGATTCATCATGTGACTTGTCATGTGACTTATGTGATCTGTCGTGTGACTTATGTCATCTGTCGTGTGATTCATCATGTGACTTGTCATGTGACTTATGTGACTCGTCATGTGACTTGTCATGTGACTTACGTGATCTGTCATGTGACTCGTCATGTGACTTATGTGATCTGTCATGTGACTTATGTGATCTGTCATGTGACTTATGTGATCTGTCATGTGACTCGTCATGTGACTTATGTGATCTGTCGTGTGACTTGTCGTGTGACTTATGTCATCTGTCGTGTGACTTATGTCATCTGTCGTGTGATTCATCATGTGACTTGTCATGTGACTTATGTGACTCGTCATGTGACTTGTCATGTGACTTACGTGATCTGTCATGTGACTCGTCATGTGACTTATGTGATCTGTCATGTGACTTATGTGATCTGTCATGTGACTTATGTGATCTGTCATGTGACTCGTCATGTGACTTATGTGATCTGTCGTGTGACTTGTCGTGTGACTTATGTGATCTGTCGTGTGACTTATGTCATCTGTCGTGTGATTCATCATGTGACTTGTCATGTGACTTATGTGACTCGTCATGTGACTTGTCATGTGACTTACGTGATCTGTCATGTGACTCGTCATGTGACTTATGTGATCTGTCATGTGACTTATGTGATCTGTCACGTGACTCGTCATGTGACTTATGTGATCTGTCGTGTGACTTGTCGTGTGACTTATGTCATCTGTCGTGTGATTCGTCATGTGACTTGTTATGTGACTTTTGTGACTCGTCATGTGACTTGTCATGTGACTTACGTGATCTGTCATGTGACTCGTCATGTGACTTATGTGACTTGTCATGTGACTTGTCATGTGACTCGCAAAGTATGGCTCGTCATCTAAGATTTGTCACGTGACTTGTCATGTGTGACTTGTCCCATTGGAAGCTAATGTGTCGTAAAAGAAGGCGTGGTCATGTGATGAGGGGGGCGGGGCTTGGTTACCTTCACGCATGGTTGGTCGTGAGCACCAGACTTCCTGTCACGTGACTGCTGCTGTAAATCTCCCAGGACTGCCCGGGCGGCATTCGGAGCCGCGTGGCAAAGACGGAATTCGCCGGGCGTTTCCTGACGAACATTCCGGTGCTGCAGTGGTCCGAAGACGCCACGCGTGACCAGCACCGCCGCCTGAGCCGATACACGGGAGCGCAGGGCTGGGCGGGCATCGACTTTGACGGTCAGTGGTGTAGCTCCGCCCCTCCGTCGCCACGTGACGCTAACGGCGTGGTTGTGCCGACAGCGCTGGCAGAGACGCTGGCAGCGCTCAACTCGTCCGCCAACCGCATCATGACGGACGACTGGAAGTGGCGGCGTGCGGCGTCCCGCTGCATCCGCTGCGCCGTGGTGGGGAACGGCGGGATCCTGAAGGACTCCAAGAAAGGCCCTGAGATCGACCAGCACCACTACGTCTTCAGGTGGGCGCCGCCGCAGTCAGGTGAGGCGGCGAGCGATGACGTCATGGGTCAGCGTTGTGTCTTGCAGGACCAACGGCGCCATCACGGCGGGCTTCGAGCAGGACGTGGGCGCTCGGACCACCCACTACACCTTCTCCACCAACACGCTGGTCAACTCCCTACGAAGCTACGCCGCCCTCGGGTACCGAGGCCCGCCGCGCTCTCAGGTGAGCCCCGCCCACACGCTCAAGCAACGTGACATCAGCCGTTACCACGCCCCCTACAGGAGACACGCTACGTTTTCCTGCCGGACCACGACCGCGACTATCTGCTGGTGAAGGCGGCGGCCACGCACGGCGCCGTGCAGCGTGGGCCCGAGCGCGGCCAAGAGTgagtgatgacatcacacctggCCCTCGCCAGCGTCACATGACCTCATGTTGTGCCCGCAGCCCATCACGCTACTTCGGTGAGGACGTGTCGGCCGCCAAGCTGAAGATGTACCACCCCGATTTCATCCGCTACCTCAGGAACAGGTGAGGCAGGAGGTAACCATGGCAACCAGAGCAGGTGAAGGACTCTCCTGTCCCTTCAGGTTCCTCCCGTCCGACACGCTCAGAAGCAAGTACAGGAACCTCTACCGCCCCTCCACCGGCGCCGTCATGCTGCTGGCCGCGCTGCACACCTGCGACCAGGTGAGGTCTAGCCCCGCCCCCTCCTGcttgtttgctgacttttgcgGGTGGTCGTCACAGGTGAGCGCCT from Nerophis ophidion isolate RoL-2023_Sa linkage group LG17, RoL_Noph_v1.0, whole genome shotgun sequence harbors:
- the st6galnac gene encoding alpha-N-acetylgalactosaminide alpha-2,6-sialyltransferase 2 isoform X1 produces the protein MATRRRVVLGGVTAVSLLCMYVLCGNLQTPLKHLGSWRSLSSQSQRLDQKGNMSSPAPSPTHEHAVTPRTPSPAGHQDGVETTTTSTSASPPRREATPTEDTFIGDAYMSVDVPPLTDCPGGIRSRVAKTEFAGRFLTNIPVLQWSEDATRDQHRRLSRYTGAQGWAGIDFDALAETLAALNSSANRIMTDDWKWRRAASRCIRCAVVGNGGILKDSKKGPEIDQHHYVFRTNGAITAGFEQDVGARTTHYTFSTNTLVNSLRSYAALGYRGPPRSQETRYVFLPDHDRDYLLVKAAATHGAVQRGPERGQDPSRYFGEDVSAAKLKMYHPDFIRYLRNRFLPSDTLRSKYRNLYRPSTGAVMLLAALHTCDQVSAYGFMTPDYSKYSDHYYDRHYHAVGFFLNHDLRLEMHLWQQLHAVGLIRLYTRS
- the st6galnac gene encoding alpha-N-acetylgalactosaminide alpha-2,6-sialyltransferase 2 isoform X2 translates to MAVTQQRLDQKGNMSSPAPSPTHEHAVTPRTPSPAGHQDGVETTTTSTSASPPRREATPTEDTFIGDAYMSVDVPPLTDCPGGIRSRVAKTEFAGRFLTNIPVLQWSEDATRDQHRRLSRYTGAQGWAGIDFDALAETLAALNSSANRIMTDDWKWRRAASRCIRCAVVGNGGILKDSKKGPEIDQHHYVFRTNGAITAGFEQDVGARTTHYTFSTNTLVNSLRSYAALGYRGPPRSQETRYVFLPDHDRDYLLVKAAATHGAVQRGPERGQDPSRYFGEDVSAAKLKMYHPDFIRYLRNRFLPSDTLRSKYRNLYRPSTGAVMLLAALHTCDQVSAYGFMTPDYSKYSDHYYDRHYHAVGFFLNHDLRLEMHLWQQLHAVGLIRLYTRS